The following is a genomic window from Nymphaea colorata isolate Beijing-Zhang1983 chromosome 3, ASM883128v2, whole genome shotgun sequence.
GGTCTCCGTTCCCCAACTTGTTACCGTCTTCACAGTATCTAGAAGCACGAAGAAAGAAGCAATTCAACTAGTTGGCAGATGGCAGTACATTGCACACCAGCTGCATGATGATCTTTTTATCAGAGTCATATTTGAAGCTAATCAAGGGGAGAACAGGGAGAGAGCAATTAAGGTCGTATTTAATTCTCTGTTTCTTGGGCCTGTTGAAGAGCTAATACCAGGAATGAATGAGAAATTTCCTGAACTGGGCTTGAAAGACAGACTGTAAAGAGATGACATGGATAGAATCCGTTTTGTACTTTAATTGGTTTCCTCCAAACTCTCCAATTGAAGTATTGTTGGATAGGAAGAGCAGGGAGAAGACTTATTTCAAGGggaaatctgattttgttggAAAGCTCATACCAGAAAGAGTGTGGAGTGGGTTGTGGGACAGAATACTGCAGCAAGAGATTGTCTTTGTGATTTTGGATCCTCATGGTGGAAAGATGAGCGGCAGGTTGGAGGGCGAACTCCCATTTCCTCACAGGAATGGTAGCTTGTTCAACGTACAGTACGTGTTGAAATggagcaaagaagaagaagggccCTCTAAGATGGAATGGTTGAGAGATTTGTACGAGGTTATGGGTCCTCATGTCTCACAAAATCCAAGAAGTGCCTATATAAATTACAGAGACCTCGACTTGGGAATCAACTTAGAAGAGAAGGGTGGATATGAGGAAGCAAAAGTTTGGGGTTACAGATACTTTAAGGGAAACTTTATGAGATTAGCGGCTGTGAAGGGCAGATTCGATCCGAGCAATTTGTTTAGAAATG
Proteins encoded in this region:
- the LOC116250318 gene encoding LOW QUALITY PROTEIN: berberine bridge enzyme-like 22 (The sequence of the model RefSeq protein was modified relative to this genomic sequence to represent the inferred CDS: inserted 2 bases in 1 codon), translating into MYQMTFLAVANLFALFLFSSPSASVDTDFFFSCLIHNFPIPLTSLDGILHSPDTSSYSSLLHFSMQNLRFSSPNLKPQLIITPHTESEVQASVFCCKQHNIQIRVRSGGHDYEGLSYASTTPFVTMDLMNLTRINIDTVDYTARVEGGATLGEVYYRIAEKTSIHGFPAGVCSTVGVGGHIAGGGFGMMSRKFGLAADHVIDARVVDVNGRVLSRDSMGEDLFWAIRGGGASSFGVITAWKVSLVSVPQLVTVFTVSRSTKKEAIQLVGRWQYIAHQLHDDLFIRVIFEANQGENRERAIKVVFNSLFLGPVEELIPGMNEKFPELGLKXTDCKEMTWIESVLYFNWFPPNSPIEVLLDRKSREKTYFKGKSDFVGKLIPERVWSGLWDRILQQEIVFVILDPHGGKMSGRLEGELPFPHRNGSLFNVQYVLKWSKEEEGPSKMEWLRDLYEVMGPHVSQNPRSAYINYRDLDLGINLEEKGGYEEAKVWGYRYFKGNFMRLAAVKGRFDPSNLFRNEQSIPPLLLTRKSESLSRGSV